One window from the genome of Marinobacter sp. es.048 encodes:
- a CDS encoding sensor domain-containing diguanylate cyclase, producing MMRQLSCILLILLSLACLASAPVQAAPVAFDWLEAPADELALEDVRGLPPSDWQTSGSSEVFNRGFSDGSFWLKVEIPPDPANRVMEIGYPLLDEVSVHWVLNGELIQIHHTGDTMPFSSRPIHHRNFVFLVPSNTEPVTAFVRVKTLGSVQIPLEVIPSAEFLASEQLSYGWQTMFLGIIVAMALYNLFLFVIVRHSTYIWYVLTVVFTGLVQLNFNGLLFQWLWPDAPGINRYFTIPVICFALFSAIIFAIRFLNIRSYSLRSYRFLQWVLTAIFACFLFGLFGSYQTGIVLVSGIAAVVTPAAWFIGFLVWRRGQVLGGFYVLAWTPLLIGHLILAVSKLGMMPRSFLTEFMPQIGVALEVVLLSFALAYRINLERRKRHEAQEQALAIQQQANVTLEMRVQERTDELERANEQLRAISLTDGLTHVANRRRFDEKLNEEWKRAQRHAHPLSLLMLDIDHFKRVNDELGHLVGDDCLTEVAALCAAEVQRSGDLLARYGGEEFSILLPATPQDGAARLAERVRQAVARSPVHSSEGVAPVSLTISLGVACVVPDPDTEPQELIRQADEALYSAKESGRNRVMVARDVRAATVPGV from the coding sequence ATGATGCGGCAGTTATCCTGCATCCTTCTGATTTTATTGTCGCTGGCATGTCTGGCCAGCGCACCTGTTCAGGCTGCTCCCGTCGCATTTGACTGGCTGGAAGCGCCCGCTGATGAATTGGCGCTGGAGGACGTTCGCGGCCTGCCCCCGAGCGACTGGCAGACATCCGGCTCAAGTGAGGTGTTCAACCGTGGCTTCAGCGATGGCAGTTTCTGGCTGAAAGTCGAGATTCCGCCTGACCCGGCGAACCGGGTGATGGAAATTGGTTATCCGTTGCTGGATGAGGTCTCTGTGCACTGGGTCCTCAACGGTGAGCTTATCCAGATCCACCACACCGGCGACACCATGCCCTTCAGCAGTCGCCCGATTCACCATCGTAATTTTGTTTTCCTCGTGCCCTCGAATACCGAGCCGGTCACCGCCTTCGTGCGGGTAAAAACCCTGGGTTCTGTGCAGATTCCTCTGGAAGTCATTCCGTCGGCGGAATTCCTCGCCAGTGAGCAGTTGTCTTATGGTTGGCAGACGATGTTTCTGGGCATAATTGTTGCCATGGCGCTGTACAATCTCTTCCTGTTCGTTATTGTGCGCCATTCCACCTACATCTGGTACGTGCTGACGGTTGTGTTTACCGGGCTGGTTCAGCTCAATTTCAACGGCCTACTGTTTCAGTGGCTGTGGCCGGATGCTCCCGGTATCAACCGATATTTCACCATTCCGGTTATCTGTTTCGCCCTTTTCTCCGCCATTATTTTCGCAATCCGCTTCCTCAATATCCGGTCTTACAGCCTGAGAAGCTACCGGTTCCTGCAGTGGGTTCTGACCGCTATTTTCGCCTGCTTCTTGTTCGGCCTGTTTGGCAGTTATCAGACTGGCATTGTGCTGGTTAGCGGTATTGCGGCAGTGGTTACTCCGGCGGCCTGGTTCATCGGTTTTCTGGTGTGGCGCAGGGGCCAGGTGCTGGGTGGTTTTTACGTGCTGGCCTGGACGCCCCTGTTAATTGGCCACTTGATTCTGGCCGTCAGCAAGCTCGGTATGATGCCGCGCAGTTTCCTGACCGAGTTCATGCCCCAGATTGGCGTGGCGCTGGAGGTGGTTCTGCTGTCCTTTGCCCTCGCTTACCGGATCAATCTGGAGCGTCGCAAACGCCATGAGGCCCAGGAGCAGGCGCTGGCGATCCAGCAGCAGGCCAACGTAACCCTGGAGATGCGGGTTCAGGAGCGCACCGACGAACTGGAGCGCGCCAATGAACAGCTGAGGGCGATTAGCCTCACCGATGGGCTGACCCACGTGGCCAACCGTCGACGGTTTGATGAAAAACTCAATGAGGAGTGGAAGCGGGCTCAGCGACACGCTCATCCATTGAGCCTGTTGATGCTGGATATCGATCACTTCAAGCGGGTAAACGATGAGCTCGGCCACCTGGTGGGCGACGACTGCCTGACAGAAGTGGCTGCGCTTTGTGCGGCAGAAGTGCAGCGATCCGGGGACCTGCTGGCCCGTTATGGCGGTGAGGAATTCAGTATTCTGCTACCGGCAACACCTCAGGATGGTGCCGCTCGACTTGCCGAACGGGTGCGTCAGGCGGTGGCCCGCTCGCCTGTACATTCCAGCGAAGGGGTGGCCCCCGTCAGCCTCACCATCAGTTTAGGCGTCGCCTGCGTGGTCCCGGATCCGGATACGGAGCCCCAGGAACTGATCCGTCAGGCCGACGAGGCCCTGTACTCGGCCAAGGAGTCCGGCCGAAACCGGGTCATGGTGGCCCGTGATGTCAGGGCGGCGACCGTACCCGGTGTCTGA
- a CDS encoding DUF1653 domain-containing protein: protein MTERKNEIRPGKYRHYKGKDYEVIGVARHSETEEQMVVYRCLYGDYSLWVRPLTMFRETVEVAGEQVPRFARLDEA from the coding sequence ATGACCGAGCGCAAGAACGAAATACGTCCGGGTAAATACCGACACTACAAGGGCAAGGATTATGAAGTCATCGGCGTTGCCCGGCACAGCGAGACCGAGGAGCAGATGGTGGTCTACCGCTGCCTTTACGGTGACTACAGCCTCTGGGTGCGCCCTCTGACCATGTTCCGGGAAACCGTGGAAGTTGCCGGTGAACAGGTGCCCCGCTTTGCCCGGCTCGATGAAGCCTGA
- a CDS encoding Na+/H+ antiporter family protein, translated as MNAVVAAVAIMLVLSLCRIHVVVALIIGAVSGGLIAGMSLQATIEAFNSGLGGGATVALSYATLGAFAVAIGKSGLAHALADRAVALVGRQEEGAAVNGIRFLIIGLLLAIAISSQNILPIHIAFIPLVVPPLLYVMAKLNMDRRLVACVLTFGLITPYMFLPVGFGGIYLNEILIAKINANGVDASGLSVMKAMALPALGMLCGLLIAVFFSYRSGRTYNLETITKAERVDTSYSPRTLVMALLAIVTAFVVQLWLGSMILGALAGFVLFNLSGVVRWKEADDLFTEGMKMLAMIGFIMIAASGFAEVMRETGEIAALVDSSVATIGENKAMAALLMLVVGLLITMGIGSSFSTIPIIAALYVPLALQLGFSALAIVALVGTAGALGDAGSPASDSTLGPTAGLNADGQHNHIWDTVVPTFLHYNLPLLGFGWLAAMVL; from the coding sequence ATGAATGCCGTCGTTGCCGCGGTCGCGATTATGCTCGTCCTGAGTTTGTGCCGCATCCACGTTGTTGTTGCCCTGATCATCGGCGCCGTATCCGGTGGCCTGATTGCAGGAATGTCCCTGCAAGCCACCATCGAAGCCTTCAATAGCGGCCTCGGCGGCGGTGCCACCGTGGCACTGTCCTACGCCACGCTCGGTGCCTTCGCCGTTGCCATTGGAAAGTCCGGTCTCGCTCACGCCCTGGCCGACCGGGCCGTGGCTCTGGTGGGCCGTCAGGAGGAAGGCGCCGCCGTAAACGGCATCCGCTTTCTGATCATCGGCCTGCTGCTGGCCATTGCCATCTCGTCCCAGAACATCCTGCCGATCCACATCGCCTTCATCCCCCTGGTGGTACCGCCGCTGCTCTACGTGATGGCCAAACTGAACATGGATCGCCGCCTGGTCGCTTGCGTATTGACCTTCGGCCTGATCACCCCATACATGTTCCTACCCGTCGGCTTCGGCGGCATCTACCTGAACGAAATCCTGATCGCCAAGATCAACGCCAACGGCGTCGATGCCTCCGGCCTGAGCGTCATGAAAGCCATGGCCCTGCCGGCATTGGGCATGCTGTGCGGCTTGCTGATCGCCGTCTTTTTCAGCTACCGCAGTGGTCGCACCTATAACCTGGAAACCATAACCAAGGCCGAACGGGTAGATACCAGCTACAGCCCGCGCACCCTGGTTATGGCCCTGTTAGCCATCGTCACCGCCTTCGTGGTGCAGCTCTGGCTGGGCTCGATGATCCTGGGCGCGCTGGCCGGTTTCGTACTGTTCAATCTGTCCGGTGTGGTGCGCTGGAAAGAGGCCGACGACCTGTTCACCGAAGGCATGAAGATGCTGGCCATGATCGGCTTCATCATGATCGCGGCGTCTGGTTTTGCCGAGGTGATGCGGGAAACCGGTGAAATTGCCGCACTGGTGGACAGCTCCGTGGCCACCATCGGCGAGAACAAGGCCATGGCGGCGCTGTTGATGCTGGTGGTGGGCCTGCTGATCACTATGGGTATCGGTTCCTCCTTCTCCACCATCCCGATCATCGCGGCCCTGTACGTGCCCCTGGCCCTGCAACTGGGTTTCAGCGCGCTGGCAATCGTGGCCCTGGTCGGCACCGCCGGCGCCCTGGGGGATGCCGGTTCCCCGGCCTCCGACTCCACCCTCGGACCCACCGCCGGCCTGAACGCCGACGGCCAGCACAACCACATCTGGGATACCGTGGTGCCAACGTTCCTGCACTACAACCTGCCGTTGCTTGGCTTTGGGTGGTTGGCGGCTATGGTTCTTTAA
- a CDS encoding YheV family putative zinc ribbon protein: MASPKRFIAGAVCPRCAEMDKIMMFTTDDDDQVRECVACGFTDAVSDAEQPSNPELETRVNKRKNEDDHTVKQVVFFKSAADDED, encoded by the coding sequence ATGGCGAGTCCAAAACGTTTTATCGCCGGCGCCGTCTGTCCCCGCTGCGCGGAGATGGACAAGATCATGATGTTCACCACCGACGACGATGACCAGGTTCGCGAGTGCGTGGCCTGCGGCTTTACCGACGCGGTGTCCGATGCCGAACAACCGTCCAACCCCGAACTCGAGACGCGGGTGAACAAGCGCAAGAACGAGGACGATCACACCGTCAAGCAGGTGGTGTTTTTCAAGTCTGCTGCCGACGACGAGGATTGA
- the prlC gene encoding oligopeptidase A, with product MNNPLLTDDLLPKFDHVRTEHMETAIDQILSENRMKISQIAEQDDPTWETLAQPMQALDDKLSNAWSVISHLNGVMNNDELRKVYKNCLEKLTEYSTEVSQNAALCDAYKKLADRDDFNNLNEAQRKSVQNTLRDFHLGGVDLQEDKKKQYAELSRELSELSNKFSDNVLDATQHWFKHITDVDELAGVPETAIESAKQAARQKDLEGYVITLDFPSFFPVMTYCDNRDLRREVYEAFVTRASDQGPDAGQWDNTPVMAEILKRRHAQAKLLGFNNYAERSLATKMARSSDEVLEFLNQLAAKSKPQAEKEFADLKAFAKDEYNAEELQAWDIGYYSEKLRQKRYDISPETLRPWFPVNKVVPGLFRVAEKLFDVQIEAKPEVETWHEDATAYCISRNGEPLAWFYLDLYARQGKRGGAWMADCRVRWRNLRGQLQLPVAFLTCNFTPPVNGKPSLLTHDEVTTLFHEFGHGLHHMLTQVDVLDVSGINGVAWDAVELPSQFLENWCWNPESLDLIASHHETGEPLPEDLLQKLLAAKNFQSGMGMVRQLEFSLFDFRLHAEFTDEAPTNPLDMHRKVRSEIAVVEAPEFNRFPNSFSHIFAGGYAAGYYSYKWAEVLAADAFSLFEEKGIFDPETGKAFLHNILEKGGSQEPMELFKAFRGREPQVDALLKQTGITDEAA from the coding sequence ATGAATAACCCGCTACTGACTGACGACCTGTTGCCGAAATTTGACCATGTCCGCACCGAACACATGGAAACGGCAATTGACCAGATTCTCAGTGAAAACCGGATGAAAATCAGCCAAATCGCAGAGCAGGACGATCCCACCTGGGAAACCCTGGCGCAGCCGATGCAGGCGCTGGACGACAAGCTGAGCAACGCCTGGTCGGTGATCTCGCACCTGAACGGCGTGATGAACAATGACGAGCTGCGCAAGGTTTACAAGAACTGCCTGGAGAAGCTCACCGAGTACAGCACTGAGGTGAGCCAGAACGCAGCCTTGTGTGACGCCTATAAGAAGCTGGCCGATCGGGACGATTTCAATAACTTGAACGAGGCCCAGCGCAAGTCCGTGCAGAACACGCTCCGGGACTTTCACCTGGGTGGTGTGGACCTGCAGGAAGATAAGAAGAAGCAGTACGCCGAGCTGTCGCGGGAGCTGTCCGAGCTGTCCAACAAGTTCAGCGATAACGTGCTGGATGCTACCCAGCACTGGTTCAAACACATCACCGACGTCGATGAACTCGCCGGCGTCCCCGAGACTGCGATTGAAAGCGCCAAACAGGCCGCCCGCCAGAAAGATCTGGAAGGCTACGTGATCACCCTGGATTTCCCCAGTTTCTTCCCGGTCATGACCTACTGTGACAACCGGGATCTGCGCCGGGAAGTCTATGAGGCCTTTGTGACCCGCGCCTCCGACCAGGGCCCGGATGCCGGCCAGTGGGATAACACCCCGGTGATGGCGGAGATCCTCAAGCGCCGCCACGCTCAGGCCAAGCTGCTGGGCTTTAATAACTATGCCGAGCGCTCCCTGGCCACCAAGATGGCCCGCAGTAGCGACGAGGTGCTGGAGTTCCTGAACCAGCTGGCAGCCAAGTCCAAGCCCCAGGCCGAGAAAGAGTTTGCCGATCTGAAGGCGTTCGCGAAGGATGAATACAACGCGGAGGAATTGCAGGCCTGGGATATCGGTTATTACAGCGAAAAGCTGCGCCAGAAGCGCTACGACATCTCCCCGGAAACCCTGCGCCCCTGGTTCCCGGTGAACAAGGTGGTACCGGGCCTGTTCCGTGTGGCAGAGAAGCTGTTTGATGTACAGATTGAAGCGAAGCCCGAAGTGGAAACCTGGCACGAGGATGCCACGGCGTATTGCATCAGCCGCAATGGCGAGCCCCTGGCCTGGTTCTATCTCGACCTCTATGCCCGCCAGGGCAAACGCGGTGGCGCCTGGATGGCTGATTGCCGGGTGCGCTGGCGCAACCTCCGTGGTCAGCTCCAGCTGCCGGTGGCTTTCCTGACCTGCAACTTTACACCGCCCGTCAACGGCAAGCCGTCACTGCTGACCCACGACGAGGTCACCACCCTGTTCCACGAATTCGGCCATGGCCTGCACCACATGCTGACCCAGGTGGATGTGCTGGACGTTTCCGGTATCAATGGTGTTGCTTGGGACGCCGTCGAGCTGCCCAGCCAGTTCCTGGAAAACTGGTGCTGGAATCCGGAGTCTCTGGACTTGATTGCCTCGCATCATGAAACCGGCGAACCGCTGCCGGAAGACCTGCTGCAGAAACTGCTGGCGGCCAAGAACTTCCAGTCCGGCATGGGCATGGTGCGCCAGCTCGAATTCTCCCTCTTCGACTTCCGCCTGCACGCGGAATTCACCGACGAAGCGCCCACCAACCCACTGGACATGCACCGCAAAGTGCGCAGCGAGATTGCCGTGGTAGAAGCACCGGAATTCAACCGCTTCCCCAACTCCTTCTCGCACATCTTTGCCGGTGGCTACGCCGCAGGCTATTACAGCTACAAGTGGGCGGAAGTGTTGGCGGCTGATGCCTTCTCCCTGTTCGAGGAAAAAGGCATCTTCGACCCGGAAACCGGCAAGGCCTTCCTTCACAATATCCTGGAGAAAGGCGGCTCGCAGGAGCCCATGGAACTGTTCAAGGCCTTCCGGGGTCGCGAACCGCAGGTGGATGCGCTACTGAAACAAACCGGCATCACGGACGAAGCTGCCTGA
- a CDS encoding gamma carbonic anhydrase family protein, whose translation MTNIRSHKGITPHFGERAWVDPSAVVIGDVEAGDDVSIWPMTVVRGDMHKIRIGHRCSIQDGSVLHITHASDYNPGGYPLTLGDDVTVGHKALLHGCTIGSRVLVGMGCIIMDGAVVEDEVIVAAGCLVPPGKTLESGHLYVGSPCKKARALTEKERGFFRYTAANYVRLKNEYLNDQ comes from the coding sequence ATGACGAATATACGTTCACACAAGGGTATCACGCCACATTTTGGGGAACGCGCGTGGGTAGATCCAAGTGCCGTTGTGATCGGCGATGTGGAAGCCGGCGATGATGTTTCCATCTGGCCGATGACCGTGGTGCGTGGCGATATGCACAAAATCCGTATCGGGCATCGGTGCAGCATCCAGGATGGGTCCGTACTGCACATCACCCACGCGAGTGACTACAACCCCGGTGGTTATCCGCTCACCCTGGGAGACGACGTGACCGTCGGCCACAAGGCACTTTTGCATGGCTGCACCATCGGCAGTCGGGTGCTGGTCGGCATGGGCTGCATTATTATGGATGGAGCCGTCGTGGAGGACGAGGTGATTGTTGCGGCAGGTTGTCTGGTGCCGCCGGGCAAGACTCTTGAATCCGGTCACCTTTACGTGGGATCGCCCTGCAAAAAAGCCCGGGCGCTAACCGAGAAGGAACGGGGGTTCTTCAGATACACCGCCGCCAACTATGTCCGACTCAAGAATGAATACCTTAACGATCAGTAA